The genomic window AACCTGGATCAGATTCGGGATCTCCTGGACGTTCTCGTTCTTGGAGAAGTCGATGCGCTTGATTCGGTTCCGGTAATCGAGATAGGCCATCTTTTTTCACCCCGGGGGCAGAGCAAATGAGTGGAGCGGGGGGCACCGCCATGCCCCCCGCGGTTTCCTGACGCTATCCTGCAAGAGGCGGCTACTTGATCTCCGCCGTCCCCCCCGCTTCCGCGATCTTCTTCTTCATGTCTTCGGCGTCCTTCTTCGCCACGCCTTCCTTGAGCGGCTTGGGAACGCCCTCGACCAGGTCCTTGGCTTCCTTCAGCCCCAGGCCGGTGAGCTCGCGGACGACCTTGATGACCTGGATCTTGTTGGCCCCGAACCCGGTGAGGATGACGTCGAACTCCGTCTTCTCCTCGGCGGCGGGAGCGGCGGCGCCGGCCGCGGCGCCCGGGGCGGCCGCGAAGGCCATGGGTGCGGCGGCGGTCACGCCGAAACGCTCCTCGAGGGCCTTGACGATCTCGTGCAGCTCCAGAACGGTCATGCCTTCCACCATCGTGATGAACTCTTCTTTGCTCATGGCAGCCATTTCCTTCGATCCTCCTTCGGATATCCGTTAAGTTTTATTCGTCAATTCGCGGTTTCGCCCGCGGCGGCTTCCGCGGGCAGCTGCTTCCGGATGGATTCGAGGACGCACGCCAGGCTCCTCGGCCCGTCGGCGAGCACCTGCACCAGGCGGGTGATCGGGTAGTTCAGGCCGCCGACCAGCCTGGAGAGCAGCACCTCCCGGGACGGCACGTCGGCCAGCGACTTGACTTCCGCCTCCGACAGCACCTTGCCGTCGAGAAACCCGGCCTTGAGAGTGACTTTCGGGCTGGCCGCGGCGGCTTCCTTCATCACCTTGGCCAGCGCCACGGGGTCGCCGTGCGAGAAGGCGATCGCCGTGGGTCCCTTGAAGTTTTCGGAAAGCCCTCCGAACGGCGTGCCGTCCGCCGCTCTCCGGATGAGGGTGTTCTTCACCACCCGGATCTCGGCGTTGACCTCCCGGAGCTTCTTCCGCAGTGCGGTCATCTCCGCCACCGTGACCCCGCGGAAGGACGTCACCACGGCCCCTCGCTGATCCGCGATGGCGCCTTTCAGCGCCTCGACCGTGTCCGACTTGCTGATTTTCTTCACCGTGTCCGTTTCCCCCTTTCCCTCCAAGATGTTTCTGCCTCTATGACGAAACCCCCGTCAAAGGAAGAGGGCACGGCGCGGAAATCGATCTTCTTTTCCCGTTCCACCGGCTCCCTTTTGTCTGCGCGGGCCCTGCGCCGGCCGTAACCGGGCGCGGGCTTGATCGCCTTTCGGCGAACCCGCGGTCTTTGACAAAGGATGTTTCCCTGTGCCTATGTGTAAAGAACGCTTATTTCGTCGCGACCAGCGCGCTGGTGTTCAGGCGGATCCCCGGCCCCATCGTCGTGGACACGGTCAGCGTCCGGATGTAGGTCCCCTTCGCGCCGGAAGGCTTGGACTTCAGGATCGCGTCGAAGAAGGCCAGGAAGTTTTCCTTGATCTTCTCCTTGCCGAAGCTCACCTTCCCGATCCCGGCGGCCAGCGTCGCCGTCTTGTCGACGCGGTACTCGACCTTGCCGCCCTTGAGGTCGCGCACGGCCTTCGTCACGTCGAACGTGACGGTCCCGACCTTCGGGTTGGGCATCAGCCCGCGCGGCCCGAGCAGCTTCCCGATCTTGCCCACCGCCCCCATCATGTCGGGGGTCGCGACCGCCTTGTCGAAGTCGAGCCACCCGCCCTGGATCTTCTGGATCAGGTCGTCGCCCCCCACGAAGTCGGCGCCCGCTTCCTGCGCCTCCTTCTCCTTCTCCCCCTTCGCGAACACGAGGATCCGGAGGCTCTTCCCGGTCCCGTGGGGCAGCACCACCGACCCGCGCACCTGCTGGTCGGGATACTTCGGGTCGACCCCCAGCCGCATCGCGACTTCCACCGTCTCGTCGAATTTCGCCTTGCCCGTCTCCTTGAGAAGGTCCAGCGCTTCGTCGAGAGAGTACTTTGCCTCCCTGTTCACCTTGCCACGTGCCTCCAGGTACTTTTTCCCGCGTTTCGGCATTTCCCCCTCCCTTCCCGCCCGGGCCGTCCGGTCCGGGCGATGTCACCGCGTTATCTTTCTTCCCGCGTCAGACGACGTCGAGCCCCATGCTGCGCGCGGTCCCCTCGACCGTCTTGATGGCCGCGGCCAGGTCCTTCACGTCGAGGTCGGGCAGCTTCAGCCTGGCGATCTCCTCGACCTTGCTCCGCGCGATCGTCCCGCACTTCTCGCGCTTCGGCGTCTTGCTCCCCTTCTCCAGCCCGGCCGCCTTGAGCAGGAGCACTGAGGCTGGCGGGGTCTTCGTGATGAAGGTGAACGACCGGTCGGCGTACACCGTGATGACGACGGGGATGACCATCCCTTCCTGGGACGCCGTTCTCGCGTTGAACGCCTTGCAGAACTCCATGATGTTCACGCCGTGCTGCCCGAGGGCGGGCCCCACCGGCGGCGAGGGGTTCGCCTTACCGGCCACGATCTGCAGCTTGATCTGCGCAATGACTTTCTTCGCCATGGTGTCTCCTTACGATTTTTCCACCTGCGTGAAATCG from Thermodesulfobacteriota bacterium includes these protein-coding regions:
- the rplL gene encoding 50S ribosomal protein L7/L12, whose amino-acid sequence is MSKEEFITMVEGMTVLELHEIVKALEERFGVTAAAPMAFAAAPGAAAGAAAPAAEEKTEFDVILTGFGANKIQVIKVVRELTGLGLKEAKDLVEGVPKPLKEGVAKKDAEDMKKKIAEAGGTAEIK
- the rplJ gene encoding 50S ribosomal protein L10; translation: MKKISKSDTVEALKGAIADQRGAVVTSFRGVTVAEMTALRKKLREVNAEIRVVKNTLIRRAADGTPFGGLSENFKGPTAIAFSHGDPVALAKVMKEAAAASPKVTLKAGFLDGKVLSEAEVKSLADVPSREVLLSRLVGGLNYPITRLVQVLADGPRSLACVLESIRKQLPAEAAAGETAN
- the rplA gene encoding 50S ribosomal protein L1, which produces MPKRGKKYLEARGKVNREAKYSLDEALDLLKETGKAKFDETVEVAMRLGVDPKYPDQQVRGSVVLPHGTGKSLRILVFAKGEKEKEAQEAGADFVGGDDLIQKIQGGWLDFDKAVATPDMMGAVGKIGKLLGPRGLMPNPKVGTVTFDVTKAVRDLKGGKVEYRVDKTATLAAGIGKVSFGKEKIKENFLAFFDAILKSKPSGAKGTYIRTLTVSTTMGPGIRLNTSALVATK
- the rplK gene encoding 50S ribosomal protein L11 — encoded protein: MAKKVIAQIKLQIVAGKANPSPPVGPALGQHGVNIMEFCKAFNARTASQEGMVIPVVITVYADRSFTFITKTPPASVLLLKAAGLEKGSKTPKREKCGTIARSKVEEIARLKLPDLDVKDLAAAIKTVEGTARSMGLDVV